Within Mauremys mutica isolate MM-2020 ecotype Southern chromosome 24, ASM2049712v1, whole genome shotgun sequence, the genomic segment TAAATAAAAATGGCTAAATTTTCAGAGGTCATGAGCGCACACAATTATCATTGAAATCAGCAAGAGCTGAAGGTGcttgacacttctgaaaatcacacCACTTTTATTTATAGGTGCCTAAGGATGGATTTTTGGTCCACCCTTCTGTTTTAGGAAACCACCCTTCTGTTTTAGGAAACCACCCTAAAGTATCCTCAAATGTTCAGTTTATAATTCTGCCCCACCTCCATTAAGCAATCAGTCTTTTGTCAGTCTTGTGAATAAATGTTTGTATTAACAGTGTAGTCTAGAGGCCTCAGTCAAAGATTGGGGTCCTGTTGTGCTATACACTGTACAGTCTCTGCCCCAGTAAGCTCGTAATCAAGGATTATGACAAAACATAATAGGTGGAAGAAATGGACAAACTGGGAGGAGGGGGTATCGATAAAGTTGGCATAAATGGTCACTTGGACAAGTTTAACTGTATTTTGCTGCTCGCTGTAGAAGATGCTAGTAATAAAGGCTGTCTGTTCTACTTACGAAGGTGCCTGTGGTGCTTCCTCAGTTTTTCAATAGTTTCCAACCCCAAAGATCTACCATGGAGATGAGGAATACTCTGTACATCAGGCCTCATCTTTAATGCAGAGAGGCAGTACACATGCTACCGGCAACAGCCTACATCACACTGGCTTAAACCAAGTGGTTTGGGCGCTGTTGTGTCCACAGATTCCATGTCCACACTGAACATGAGGCAAGCTATAAACTGCCCTATTTTTGCACAGTTGGGGATTCCCAGTGGATCTGTTTCCTTTGCCAGCTATCCCCCTATTCTGGTATAAGGGGAAGAATACAGTGGAAGGGGGACCTGACCTCTGTTATACCTGACCTTCTGCTGGATCACCTGGCATCCGCAGTGCAAGTTAGAGTAGGACCCCTCTAACTGCCTCCTGTGTCTTGTCATAGCCTCAGTGTAGTGGAGAACTGGGGCCCTAACTTGGTTTTCAATAACTGTGTAAGCCCGGTGTCTGTGGAGCAGATGAAAAGACTAGCTCAAGAATGATCCTACTTCACGTTTTGCTTTGTGGTATCTCTGTGGTCAGAAAAGTTAAtgctggttttaatttcctttgtgtAGAATATGCTTCTTTCGGTCTGCCTGTTCTCTCATCAGTAAACTTTGCTGTCTAACGTAGCTCATGTAAAATGATCAGTCAGAAGTTTAATGAGAGCACTCTTGCGCTGTAGGTATCTCACCTCGAAAGAACAGTTCCATGCTTATCTCAAAGCGGAAAGGGAATCCAGGAATCAGGAAAACAATCAAGATGATGGGGAGGAAGATCCTAGTAGCAATGACCAGACAGAGCCTCCAGCAAAACAGATGAAGCTAGATGGTGCTGATCAAGTTAGGAACCAAGGAAGCCAAGAGGAAGTTGTaaaagaggaggagaagaaacCCCAAGAACGGAAGAGAGCCAGAGGCCAGAATAAGAGTCGGCCATGTATGAAGCCAAATCACTATGAAAAGGACAGGCTGTGCCAATCAGTAATCCAGGTAAGTGGCTGGCTATGGTTGGCAACTTCAGGTTCTTTAGATAAGAATATCTTTATCTGTAAAACACCTAGCATGCATTTGGATTCCTAATAATATGTCATGAATGAGCTATCTATGTACCTATGGAATGGATGTTACTTATTCTCAGGAGGGAGTAATTCAGCTAAAAAGCCTCAGAGAGCTTGCACTTTATTTAGGCCCTGTTTAGTCTGATGGTTTTTGTGCTGGCacaactcctgcacccccccagtgtagatgcacttCAAGAGGGTAATTTGGAATATGCACTAGTTCAACATATCCCCATAAGCCACTGGGGTAAGTTGTATGAGTGCAAGCCCCGTTTTGCATTGATCAGTGTGTCTACATTAGGAGCCTGTATTGGTGAAGTTGCACTGATGTTTTACACTGATGCTAGGTTTGTCTAAACTAGACAAGCGATCAGGAATGGTCAGCGTGTGTGtaactgaagtccatggaactCCTCCTGGAAACAAagctgacacacacacagtaaaaatGAGCCATCTACACAGAAGGGGTTTTGGTGGTTTTAAATTGAAAGTGTGTTTTGTCGTTGAAGGAATGTGCAGAGAAGTGCTACTTTGGCTCACAGTGCCGCTTCCTGCATGATGTTGGGGAGTACATGGCTGTGAAGCCCTCAGATCTTGGGGATAGCTGCATACTCTTCAAGACCTTCGGAAAGTGCATTTATGGAGTCACATGCCGCTTTGCTAGGGCACACCTTGGGGAGGACTACAGGAACTTCGTTAATGAGGACCTTGTAAAGCAGTGGGAAGGGAAACCACTGGTGAGAAACAGCCTCAGCAAAGAGCTCCAGCAGCGACTGCGCAAGAAAAAAGTTTGCTTTGACAAATCCAGTGAGTACCTTAGTCACTTGGGCAAGCCCAGCAGCACAGGCAATGCGGGAAACAAGGCAGCAGGCAACTCaacaggggaggaagggatgacaaacTGCACAGCATCCAAAGGGAATGCAGAGGGCGTGGATGTCCTGCCGCCTGGAGAGGAGACACCAGAATATCTCGCAGTGTCAGAGAAGGGAGAAGCTTCTGAATCAATGGTCCTGCAGAGTTCCTGCCTAGCGGATGCATCAAAGGATTCCACTCTCAAAACAATAGGCCCAGTGACAGATGAAGATGTTATAAAACTGCGGCTGTGTGAGAAAAAAAGAGTAAGTGCTAAAGCGGAGGATGGGGTCCTATTCTGTGGGTACATGTGATACTGGGCAACTATCAGGTAGTTTTAAAGCTGCATTTGAAAAGCCTCAGCCAGGGTGGCTGGCAGTCTTGGCTGAGGTGAGTGTAGTTGAGGTGCCAGAGGTGCTGGTGAAACACTCCTCGTGTACATGCCCTTAGTCCTTGGGCGGAGGAGAAGTCTTTCTGGTTCTGCATTTAAACAAGAAAAAGGTTTTTACCTGTGGGGTCATACTGCAGTGGAGGTTGGTATCTCAGACCCCTAGTGAGGGGAGAGGCCTCAGTACACCGCTGTCTAATGATGCTGTCTACTGTGATTAGAGAACTCCTAGGTCTCCGGTCTGAGCCTTtggtttaaaatgtatttcagtgATTCTCTCTTTATAAACGGAGTAACCCCAATTATCCAGCCTGAGAGTCAGAAAACGGCTGCCGATGCAGCATGCAATATACATTGCTCTCCTGCTTATCCAAAACCCCTTTACCCCCTTCCCCCGAGCTTTGTTCTCAAACGTGGTTAGACAGTTAATGATTTGGATCTTTGAAGGTTGTGATGTTAATTATCATTTTGTAATAAATGCTTTTCAGGTCCGCTGTTCAGAAAAACGTTGTGTCTTGCTCATGTGAAAACCACCTCGCTCTGCTTGATCTGAATTCACCTGGCAAATGCCTCAGGATATTTAAGAGGAAATGTACTCAGAAAGGCTGTCAGGCTAAGAAAAAAATCATTGCTTTCCAGAAAAACCAGCTCCCTTCTCTCTTTCTCGTACCACCTGCTATTACTAAAATGTTGTTTTCCCCATTTCTGTAGCTCTTTTTCACTTCACTCAGCTAGGGCAATGAAATAGATGAGTCAGTTTAATTTTCTAGTCCTCCTGCCCTAGcgcagtgctgcagtgtgggatttcaaatgctgcagaggaatgcttaatttaaaaacatACTGCTTTCATGGAAACTAAAAGGAAATGTGGTAAATTCTGTAAAAGCCAAACTCCCAGAGTGTGTCTAACTGAAATTCCCCACTTGGCCTTCACTATTTTAGCTCTTCTAatatgcttttcctgtgtttgTTTTCCAGTTGGATATCCAAGGCAAACTCTACCTGGCTCCCTTAACAACGGTAGGTAGAATAGTTCTAACAATGTGTTTTTTTCCACTTGTGAAAATTGGCTGTAAAACCACTTTGATGGGATAAGTTCCTCACGTGAGTGGTGCAGGTCAAAAATTTTGCCAGTATGTATCCTAACCCTCTCTTGTTGCTCTGGGTTTCAGTGTGGTAACCTTCCTTTCCGGAGAATATGCAAGCGTTTTGGAGCGGATGTCACCTGTGGAGAAATGGCTGTGTGCACAAACTTGCTCCAAGGCCAGTCCTCTGAATGGGCTCTCTTGAAGCGGCACCACACAGAAGATCTCTTTGGAGTGCAGGTCCAGTATCGTCACTTCATAgatcatcagggttggaagggacctcaggaggtcatctagtccaaccccttgctcaaagcagggccaatccccagacagatttttgccccaaatccctaagtggccccttcaaggattgaactcacaaccctgggtttagcaggccaatgtgcaaaccactgagctatccctcttccaACAATGAGGGAATCCAGAAACAACTCATGTATTTCTTACTTGGGGAAACATCATCCACTGGGCACCTACAGAGAGTAACTTTCCTGGGGGGTGAACTGCCCTTGTGTCTTTAAGCTGAgactcaggctttttttttttttttttgtggagaGGTCAGCTCATTTTGGCTGAAtctgtcctgttttccctttcagCTGGAGGGAGCATTTCCAGACACTATGACCAGATGTGCAGAGCTTCTGAACCAGACCATAGAGATGGATTTTGTAGACATCAACGTTGGGTGCCCAATAGATCTGGTGTATAAGAAGGTAACATTTAACAATAGCCTCCATCCTTTCTCTGAGCAGGTGTCTTTCCTTTGCTTTACCTCCCAATCCCTCGTCTGTTCACAACACAACTTAAATGTTGCCACTGCCTGTTCAGTCTAAGGACCGTTATTTCTACGCACAGAGTAACCACCTCTATTCCAAGGCTTGTTTCAATGACTTCATAGCAAATGTGTTCATCTTACAAATAATAAGATGGCTTTTTCTAACTGTCAGCactgcaaactcagcctgggatctgaaagtcaagcttaGGTTTATTCTGAATCCTGCAGCATCACAGCAACAAATCATCTTCAACTGGAACCTAGGTCATAGaaaataaggccagaagggaccatttacTCTGCCCTCCTGTACCACACAGACCATGGAATTTCAACCAGTTACTCTTGTAgggagcccagtaacttgtgttaaCAATTAGCACTAGTTAGTTCTGTTGCGGGTGTGCAAGCCAGGCCAGAATGCAGCTCATGCTCTGCAGGCCTAACACACTAGTGAGAGCTTATTTTGTCAGTGACCTGAGCAGCCACAGCCCTAAATTTTACACCAGGGGTAGATCTGTTGAAGAGAGAGGTGCAGTTTGTAGAGTGGCCTTTCTGATcattgtcacagtttcagggttaaCTGCACCTTTGACACCCCTCTACCCCAGTCTTCCTCCAGGACTTCCACTTAAAGATTTTAGGCTTCCTAGCTGTCACCTTTCTCATGTGGAGACCTGTCTCTCTTTTCCTCCAGATGGGTGTTCAGGCTTGCAGTGCCTCTGCACTTCTCTGTGATTTCCCCAGCAGGTCTGGCTGGGGTCCAGCACCTGTGATTAGCCATTCTCCAGGTGTTTCCACAGTGTATACCAGTTGTCAGCCAGCTGTCACAAAGCAACCAACCTATACAGagcaaaatacatttttctctgtaatgcttttgcccTGAGAATAACACACAAAAAACAATAAGTCCCTATCCGCATCTTTAAAAGCTACCAGAGGTCAGCCACCAGTCTTATGGCTCTTGGGGCACAGCAAAGTGTTTCTAACCCTTCCACAAGGCTGGGGACCCCCTGTGGACGGAAGGTCCAGTCCATTTGCTGAATCAAAGAAAGCCCTgtgtcagtttaaactcagcctttttataccaaaagccctttctttgtctggTCTCTGGAAAGCCCAGCTTGAGCCAGTATGTGTGAGCTACTTGCAGGGATAGTCCAACCTCTCTGGGGTTGTTTTAATTTCGCCTTAATTACCCAccactgtttttagttcctggaggaactgTGGTAATGCTCCCACCCCGAGCTGCATACAATCCCCGGCCCAGAATAATGCATAAACCATTCCTATACGTCATACAATATCGTCCCCCAAAGCTACGGCATGCAGTTGCTCTGTCAATCTTGACTGCCCTTCAGGATGAAAGTGCAAATCTTCTCTAGTTTATAGAAATGAAAGGCAGCTGTCTGGTTAATTTCAGCAAGGTTCTTGGGTTAGGTGAAAATACAAGGATCTCTGACTGTGCCTGTTTTATCCCATAGGGGGGTGGATGTGCCTTAATGAACCGTTCCAACAAGTTTGAACAGATAGTCAGAGGAATGAATTCGGTGAGTACCAGGCATCCCCTGGCTGAGAAGAACGAGCTTCTAAACAAAGCTCTTTTGTCTGGTTACCTTTACTGCTCCCTCTCTGCAGGTACTGGATGTTCCTCTGACAGTGAAGATAAGGACTGGTGTGCAAGAAAAAGTCAACCTAGCTCATAAAGTAATCCCCAACATCCGGAAGTGGGGAGCTTCCATGGTCACGGTATGGGCCCCTTCCTGTGTTTGATGTCAGGAATTTGGCCAGAGTCCATAATGCTTTGTCTGTCTGTCATCATTTAAGTGCATCTAGTCCAGTAATCCTTTTGGTAGTGGCCTGTGCCTGATGCATCAGGATAGAGGCATGAACCCAGGCATCTGTGCAAAGTTGCATTGTGAGGGGAGGAAATACTACAGTGAGGGACACATTATCATTAATACCGCCTTGGGCTCTGTCCACATTGATAATCCCTGTGGCTTCTTGCTCTAGCTTGCAAGCACTGACAATGTTATGTTTGTTCAGAATGTCTTTTTGAATTCTGCTAACCAGTTCCCCTACTGTTCACTGCAGCACTGACCTCTGCAGAATGCTTAGGTTCTGTGCTATTAAAGCATTTCACTCTCATCCATTTTGAACTTGTTGCCTTTCTTGTAGCATCTCGACCTGGCTGGTTTAGATACTTGGTGAGGTACTAATTGTAACTTTTTTTCTGTTAGCTTCATGGCCGATCTAGAGAACAGCGTTACACAAAGGTTGCAGACTGGGAGTACATAGCAGAGTGTGCTAAATTAGCCAGCCCAATGCCTCTATTTGGTATGTTTCTCTctgctgattttattttttaaactttttaatgaTTAGGTTATTTTAAAACAGTTTGTTTCACTGATATGTGATCTGTGTATGGGTAAAATATTACTGGTCCAGTTAATGTAAGATCTGGTGCCCCCTCCCCAAACTCGCATCTCCTTCAGTGAGATTGTCTTTGTTATTTGTTTGAGAGAAAGTTGAGACCTCAGCACAATCAGACTTGGGGAAGGAAgagtgaagcagagagagagagagaactaatgACAAGTCCCTAAAGTGATGTTAGAGAGGTGATAGATTGGCTGTCACAGTAGTGGTTGGCCACTTAGCTTAAAATGCAGTTCTGGTCTGAAAAATTTCCCAACAGTTCTCCTGTGGTATAGCTCCATTCAGGTCAATGAACCTCCTCCAAAGTCCCCTTGTGTATTCCAAGTCTCCTCTACCATTAAATTCCTGTGAGCGTTGTAGAGCCAGGAGGGCTTGGACAGAGTGAACTGTAGTTCATTCCTGTTCGTGAATCATCAGTTGAATTCTGTCCTCATGCTTCTGAAATCCAAGGGTAAGAGAATacggttgcacaggtgtaacagcAGAATTTGAAAGTTACTGACAGTAGAACTTGACctgtaaaatattatatatatatatatatatatacacacatatatacacatatacacacacacaaataggtATGTGCATGTCAGTCACCACCACTCGGGTCTGAGAAACAACAAATTGTGCTGCAGCTGTGAAGGGCGTCATTCTCTCCCCCCTACACACTCAAAGACTGTGCAGTGAGGGTCCGATAGGAGGTGAGTCATAGTGATTTTGCATGGCTTGGGGTGCTGCTGGATTCACCACCCAAGCCACAGGCTCTGTACTGCACTTTTACTGCCCCATGCCGACCTTGCTGGACTATGTTAACATGCTCTAGGTATCTAGAGCTAGTCAGCAGGATTCACGCAGGGCCGTCAGAGCACAACACAGCCTGTGGCTTGGGCAGTGAATCCAGCAGCTCCACAAGCTCTACTAACAGTCACCACGGCTTGCCTCCTCTCAGACCCTCACTGCTCAGTCTGTGGAGGAAGAGaagccagaggggcaggaggaggcaatGGCAGAAGAGGGGACGTACCAGAGGAAGGAGAAGGATCATCCAGGAACGAGGTTCAGGCCCGGCACTGGCTAAGGTAATTAAGGACCCTAGGAGGCATAGGAGGGCAGCTTTCCTAGGGTTGAgcctccccttctccctgttTGAGGGTGGGGGCTAGGGGGTCCTTGACCTCCCCTTGGCCATAGACAgtgaggagaggaggaagagttTCTGGTttctctgggggtggggtgaggtgctGGTTTTTAGAGGGAGATCAGAGGGGGGAGAGGTCCAAGAAAcctctctaatttttttttttataaacgtTCTAAATGTCTCACAGGAAGCTTGGCATCTCTGAATTGTTGGGCAGTGACACACAAGGCAAAAAACCTGTTGTGACCCTCAGGTCCCAGGTTGAATTTTCAAGACTGGCAGTTAGGAAAAAATCCTTTTGTAAAGGGAATAAATTTGATCTGTAGTACCTGTGAGAGAACAAACATGGAGCCCTAACGCCATTTTACAGGATCGCTTTTCAGAGTATAGGGGCACTTTTGAGTTTCATCCTGGGCCATTTCATTTTGACCTGCTCTTGTGTGCCACTCTAACCTCCTGGCTTCTCTCACTCTCCAAACGCAGGAAATGGAGATATCTTGTCCTACGAAGATGCTAATCGAGCCATGCAGACTGGAGTTTCAGGAATTATGATTGCAAGGTAAATGGCTGCCTTTCCTACTTACTTTTTGTTTGTGAGCTAtattgaaacagaaattaaaaaaaaaagccagtgacAACAAAGGTTTCCTCCTTGGCAAGGCTGTTCTTGGAGGCTTGTTATAGTGTATCTGGTGTAAGAGAGGACTCCCATGAGAGTCCTGGGAGAGAGCTGGAAAGTCTCAAACTGGATGGAGCTGTAAGCAGAAGTGCATGGTATTGCAAATGATTCACAGCCAAACCAGGCTCTTGAGCACATGATTTGGGTGACACTCCTGTTTAATCTTTGGGATAGAAGCTGCTGCTCATAGGGTTGGCATAACTCTTAAAACTCTTAATCAGCTAGCAGGTTGAAAAAACGCAAGTCTCTTTAGATCCAAAACTCCAGCCTTGATAATCTCCCTTTTGGATATTGCAATACAGATTAAACTGGTTCTAACATTGGACAGCACAGCACAAGTGATTTTAGGGCCTGGGGACCTTTTTGTCTAATCCCCGATCAGTTTGGCCCACTGGCCTCTCTCTTATCTGTTGGAGAATTGACCCTGTCCCCCCTTCAGAACTTCCAATTTCACTTCAGATCCCAGCCTTAGTCATCCTGATGATTAACCTTATGTTGCTCTGCCCTGACTCTCACTTCTATGGGCTCTTGTGGTTAAAGAACAGACCTGAGTAGGGAATAAAACCTTGATCTAGTTCTCTGGCATCTGCTTCCTGTGTGACATTAGCTCAGTCACAACATCTCTGGGTGGAGTTTTCTAAGACTTAAGTGATTTAGAAGCAGACTTCCTAATGTCTTTCATCCCTCAGGTGTGTAATATATGTATTAGTcaatttccaaaaaaaaaaaaaaatcccctcacACCTCCTGTTATCCCTGAGGTTAACTAGATGCTGGTACATGATTACTTCATGTTCTGTCATGGCTCTAGGCAGGCTCCTGGAGTATAAATAAATAGGGCACATGGGAAAACACTATAGTTTGGGCTCAGTTATTCCCTCACTTGCTGGGGTGCAGCGTCcagggaaatcagtgggagttgatcATGCAAGAGGACAGAACTGAGCCCTAAAGGTTGGTCAAGGTGAAAACCAGCAGATTCCCTGAAAAGGCTGGATTGTCTTGTTAGTGGTCAGATCCTCCTGCCAGAGCTGCGTTTGTAGGAGGCTTTAACTAGACAATGAAATGCACTCTTCCTGTGCCCACGGGGAGGGAACTCAGTAACACAAATGCTGTCTGGCCGGAGTCCTCCCATGTCTCACATGTACAAGTCTGTAGCTAAACTTCAGTTTTATAGTTGGACAAAGCCCTTCTTTGGTTACATACATTTTCCTTTCTGATCCAATCATATCTGACCGCAGAGGGGCATTGATCAAACCTTGGATTTTCACTGAAGTTAAAGAACAGCGACACTGGGACATCTCTTCCAATGAAAGATTTGATATTCTCAAAGACTTCACCAATTATGGCCTCGAACACTGGGGTTCAGATACCCAGGGGGTGGAGAAAACCAGGAAGTTCATGCTGGAATGGCTGTCATTTTTGTGCAGGTAACTTGCTTTCTCAAACATCTTTGGTAGAAACCTTTTTCTTGCTGGGTCTCTGCCTCTACTGTAGTATTTTGTAGAATAATAAAATTCAGTGACATTTAATATATGTATTTGCATTGTGAGGTATATTCCAGCTGGCTTATTGGAGTACCTACCTCAGAAAATCAATGAGCGGCCTCCGTACTACATGGGGAGAGACTATCTGGAGACCTTAATGGCAAGCCAAAATGTGGACGACTGGATTAAAATAAGGTAAATGGCTAACAGTTGTCATAAAATAGACAGTTGGTCATAGTGATATTCAAATACCAGATGATGCACAATCATACGGGCATGGAAAGATTATGGGAACTTCATATTTTATCCTGCCTTCTCTCCCCACCTCAATATGAGAATTCTGTAGGGTTGGTTAGGATCGTGGTCTACTTCCCCAGCACAGTAAGTGACAGTAAGAAACTGACTAGAATGGTACAGTTCCCTCACTCCAGTAGGTTTTCAGTTAAGATGCCTGTATTGTGATGAGTCTTATCCGAGATGCTAATATAAACCTAGAGGAATTGACACTTTGTGTGCTTCCCAGACCATGATTTGAAGGCTGTTACCAAAGAGGAaaattaatgtgatttttttttcaagattaCTGACTGCATAGTACCCAGTATATTATTTATCTGTCTTGCAGTAGCGCCTAGAAACTCCAgtcatgtgctaggtgctgtacaaaacagaacaaaaagaccacccctgccccaaagagcttccaatctaggTAATTCCACAGCTTGGGGAGTTGGTGGACTTTCCCCTCTCCAATCCACTGCAGGTTTTCAGAATTAACGTTAGACTTCAGGAGACTTTTTTCTTGCATCCAAAAGTCTACAGACACTTCTTGAAAAAATGACTCTGCAGACTCTCAGCCCCAAGTGAACTGGCATTCTGAGAGTGTAGCAAGCTGCCATGTTCCATCCCGTGGAaacagaaaagcagcaaaaatggaATATGGCTGCAGCCTTGTCCTtttctggggtggcagggggggagctaATCCTTGTCCATTTTGTTAGTATTGGAAACAGTTGCCTACAACCAAGTTACTAGAACTTCTGTACATTTCAGCCAAGTTTTGTAAATGCTGTTTTCCAAGCAGAGCCTTGCAACTTCAGTATCCAGTTAGCTCCTCTGTTCCATACTGTTCACTGGAAGtatgaaaacatttaaaacttTATATTTTAAGTCTCTTTGCACTTTAATAAAATATACTTGTCACCTTCAAGgttaaaaaagagaaattaaataCTATCTTGCTTCCAGAAGTGTGGTTATAATGTATCCAGTGTCTGCTCTGCATTCAAGTAGCTTTATATTCATGGGGAAGGTCTATAGTCTGTTGGTACATAGTTGCTCACTCTACTGGATTTCACTGCCTACATGTCTCATCTTGTGAAAAATTATGATGATACTGCATTAATAAAACATTGATGTCTTAGGAATTTTGGTTGTAAACATTTTATATACAAGACAACAAACCATAATATTCCTTAATGTGAACTTCGAGTACTTAAATATATTATTTGAGTTCTGTAGTATTGatgggacagatcctcaactccattgaagtcaatgggactacacagatttacaccagctgtgtcATGTTACACCAACTGAGGGATCCGGTCGTTAACATATGAGCACCAACTGTGTGTCGAGCACAGCGTAAGCAGAAGGAGAGGTGGGATGGGGAGTTTCAAGACACAAATTCAACTTTTGTGAGAATAAGGCACCTGaatgtcagtgggagttaggcatctaaattgaATATCTACCCCCTAGTCCCTATTGCAAAGAGAACACAGCCTACCATAGAGTGCACGTTGCATGACTGTGTGTCAGTCTGAGCTATTGTCAGAATCTGAATGTATTTGAATACAAATCTGTTTTGTTGCAGTGAGATGCTTTTGGGGCCTGTACCTACAAACTTTATCTTCCTGCCTAAACACAAGGCAAATTCTTACAGATAAGACTGATTGGAAGAGTCCTTAAACAGGCACAGCGAGAGAAGGCAATAGAGCGGTATTTGGTGAGACATGGATTATCTGCCTCTGGCTGCtggaaattaaataaaattttatGGTTTTTTAATGTCTAGTTAATGTTTGTCATTACACAATCCGATAACTGGACAAGTGTCACAACTCAGCCTGTTCTGGCTGAGAAAGCTGCCCATCTTCCATCTAAGGATCTCTCTAGCTACAATACTTCTGTGGTTCTCATTACCCATAGTTTCTGAGAACCTCACAATCTTAAATGTGTTCAGCCCCCAGGAGGGTGGGCAggtttttttatttccattttagagGTGAGGGAACCGAGGCAGAGATGCCAAGTGGCTTGCCCAGGTTGTCACAGGAAGTCCATCGCAGAGCAGGGACCTGGACCTCCCAGGCCCAAAGCTAGTGCCGTAATCACTGGACCATCATCTCTGTGTAACTTTTACATTTTCTCCAAAGCCTTCTCATGGCCTTTGGTGCAAAAAACAAAGTGCTCGTTGGTCAGTGGCTTGCCTCAATTCACCACATGAGCTTTCTTTCACATGTGCACATTGTACCTCTCTTGTGTAGGTGCTGCTGTAGCAAAGGTTGATAAAGACCTTAATGGTGTGGGCACTAGCATCAATGCAACCTTGCTTGGTCcagctgtgagagagagagacacacactccttcaACCATTTCACAAGTGCTTTCTTTTTACAGTAAGAATTTAAATTTCCTCAGCTCTTCTAGGTGTTCAGTCAGGGGAAGAGATTTTTTTCACATTGATATTGGACACTTGGTTGCTGAGGCAATTTacatttttactgaaaaagaaagc encodes:
- the DUS3L gene encoding tRNA-dihydrouridine(47) synthase [NAD(P)(+)]-like isoform X1; the protein is MEAAGAGVAPIRAQYLTSKEQFHAYLKAERESRNQENNQDDGEEDPSSNDQTEPPAKQMKLDGADQVRNQGSQEEVVKEEEKKPQERKRARGQNKSRPCMKPNHYEKDRLCQSVIQECAEKCYFGSQCRFLHDVGEYMAVKPSDLGDSCILFKTFGKCIYGVTCRFARAHLGEDYRNFVNEDLVKQWEGKPLVRNSLSKELQQRLRKKKVCFDKSSEYLSHLGKPSSTGNAGNKAAGNSTGEEGMTNCTASKGNAEGVDVLPPGEETPEYLAVSEKGEASESMVLQSSCLADASKDSTLKTIGPVTDEDVIKLRLCEKKRLDIQGKLYLAPLTTCGNLPFRRICKRFGADVTCGEMAVCTNLLQGQSSEWALLKRHHTEDLFGVQLEGAFPDTMTRCAELLNQTIEMDFVDINVGCPIDLVYKKGGGCALMNRSNKFEQIVRGMNSVLDVPLTVKIRTGVQEKVNLAHKVIPNIRKWGASMVTLHGRSREQRYTKVADWEYIAECAKLASPMPLFGNGDILSYEDANRAMQTGVSGIMIARGALIKPWIFTEVKEQRHWDISSNERFDILKDFTNYGLEHWGSDTQGVEKTRKFMLEWLSFLCRYIPAGLLEYLPQKINERPPYYMGRDYLETLMASQNVDDWIKISEMLLGPVPTNFIFLPKHKANSYR
- the DUS3L gene encoding tRNA-dihydrouridine(47) synthase [NAD(P)(+)]-like isoform X2, whose amino-acid sequence is MEAAGAGVAPIRAQYLTSKEQFHAYLKAERESRNQENNQDDGEEDPSSNDQTEPPAKQMKLDGADQVRNQGSQEEVVKEEEKKPQERKRARGQNKSRPCMKPNHYEKDRLCQSVIQECAEKCYFGSQCRFLHDVGEYMAVKPSDLGDSCILFKTFGKCIYGVTCRFARAHLGEDYRNFVNEDLVKQWEGKPLVRNSLSKELQQRLRKKKVCFDKSSEYLSHLGKPSSTGNAGNKAAGNSTGEEGMTNCTASKGNAEGVDVLPPGEETPEYLAVSEKGEASESMVLQSSCLADASKDSTLKTIGPVTDEDVIKLRLCEKKRLDIQGKLYLAPLTTCGNLPFRRICKRFGADVTCGEMAVCTNLLQGQSSEWALLKRHHTEDLFGVQLEGAFPDTMTRCAELLNQTIEMDFVDINVGCPIDLVYKKGGGCALMNRSNKFEQIVRGMNSVLDVPLTVKIRTGVQEKVNLAHKVIPNIRKWGASMVTLHGRSREQRYTKVADWEYIAECAKLASPMPLFDPHCSVCGGREARGAGGGNGRRGDVPEEGEGSSRNEVQARHWLRKWRYLVLRRC